ATCGCCTCGACGCCGATCTTGCGGCAAGGACTGTAACCCTATCGGGCGATGCGCGCTTGCGCATGGAGCCCGGAAAGCTGAGAATGCCATGATGAAGCAGCACCTGCCCGCAATGACCAAATCGCTCCTCGCCGGTTTCGCGCTTACCTGCGCGGCGCTCGGCGGAATGCAGCTGAATGCGCAGGCCATCGCCAGCCACAATTCGAACGCGCCGGTGTCCTTCGATGCCGGTCGGATCGAGCTGCAGGATCGGCAGAACCGCGTGGTCCTTTCAGGCGCAGTACGCATCACGCAGGCCGGCCTGACGCTGAACGCAGCGCGCACCGTCGTCGATTACAGCGATGCCGGAACGCTGGAGATCCAGCGCATCCTGGCCACCGGCGGCGTGACCGTTTCGCGCGGCAATGAACGCGCGAGCGGCGATACCGCGGTGTACGACTTCAACCGGCGGATCATCACGATGGCCGGAAATGTCAGCCTCAATCGCGGGAGCGACCGCCTGAACGGCGGGCGGCTCGTTATCGACCTCGCGAGCGGCGTTTCCAGCGTCGATGGCCGAGCGAGCGGGTCGTCTTCGGTGACGGGCGACACCCAGCAATCGGGCGGCCGCGTCACGGGCACCTTCTCCGTCCCGCAAGACTGATGCGCCGCGCCCTGCTGGCGCTGACAGGCTATCGCTCAGGCGAGATCGGGACGCTGACCGAAGGGCAGTGGCAATCTCTCGACCGGCTCGCGGCGGGCCATCGGTTGCAGCCGCATTTGCACGGCAAGCTGGTGCGCAGTGAAATCGAGGCGGAGGTGCCCGCCGTAATCGCGCAAGGCTGGCAGAAGGCACACCGCTTCAATGCGATCGACCAGCTCGTCCAGCGGCGGGCGCTGGCGCAGGTCGCAGAGACGTTGGGCGAACGCGGCATCGCAGTCGTCGCGCTCAAGGGTTCGGCGCTGGCGTGGAGCGTGTGGCCCTCGCCTGCAGAGCGGGTCATGCGCGATATCGATGTGCTGGTCCCGCAACCGCAAGCGAGCGGGGCCTATCGGGCGCTGCGGGATGCGGGCTGGCAGGCACCGCAAGCGGATGGCGAATTGCTCGACCGCATGGCTCGCGAGGAAACGCACCTGCCACCGCTGCTCTCTCCAGACGGGGTCACGTGCGAAGTGCACGCCCACGCTTGGGCCAGCGCGCCGCTGGCCAGTGTGGCGATGCCGCTGTGCGATGACGACCGTATGCTGGCGCGTGCCGTTCTGGACGATACGCTCGGCATGCTCGTGCCCGCAGACGAGGACATGCTCGTCCACTTGGTGGTGCATTGCGCGGTGTCCCATCTCTTCAATGTCGGACCTCTCGGACTGATAGACATCGATTATCTCGTCGCTGGGCGGCAAGTCGATTGGGATGCGTTCTGGCAGCGCGCGCAAAGTGAGGGATTCGCGCGCCCGGCAGCGCTGGTCGTTGCCCTGACAGACCGGTGGGTGCGACCCGGATTTCAGGAGAACGCCGGCTGTCCGATCCGCGCCGACGCTGCGCTGCTCGACCGGACCCAGGACCTGCTTGTCCAAGATCCCGAAGCGCGGAAGGACATCAACGCGATTGCAGGGTTGGCGACCGGAGAACGAGGTACACGTCTGAAGGAAGCACCGCTCGACCAAGCGGAGGGCTCGACAGGATTCCGCCGTCTCGGGCGCCTCGCAGGTCGCGGCGCATCACTGGCGGGCACGCTGCTGAAGAAGCAGAACCGCAGCGACGGGTTGGCAACGGCCGACCTGGCTCGCTGGTTGTCCGAAGACTAACGGCGCGCGGCCAATCGGGCGAGGTTCGTAAGACCCTGAGCCAGCAGCAGTTCCGCCGCCTGGCTGTTCGACAGGAGGTCCCGGTGCAGCTTGGTCAGGCCATTGGTCAGCCGGTCGAGCTTGGGCCCGCGCCAGCGATTGACCTGGTCGGCGATGTCGCGCTCTTCCTTCCAGAAGATGCCGAGCCGGGCTTTCTGGCTCTTGTCGAGATCCTGGTACCTGCGGTTGCCAAGTGCTGCCGAAATGCGCGCCAGTTGGGCAGCGCGGCGTTCGATCGCCAGCAGAGTGCCGACCGGGTTTAACCCGACCTGCTTCATCCGCGCGATTTCCGCACCGATCTTGCCTGTCTGCCCGCCGAGCACCGCGTTGACGAGGCTTGCGAAGCCTTCCTCCTCGCTCGCCGCGCCGATGGCATCGAGATGCTCCATCGTGCCCGGCCGGGGCGATTGGGCGGTGGCATCGAGATAAGTCGCCAGCTTGGTGACCTCGCTCTGCGCCAGCCGCACGTCGAGATTGGCCCCGCGTGCAATCCTCTCGGCCACCGCCTGGTCGAGGCGCACGCCCGCAGCATCGCCCATCGCCCGCACGGACTGCGTTACCGAGCGCAAATCGGGCGGATAGAACATCGCAACGACCGCATCCTTGCGCTTCTCGAGCAGCTTCGCCGTGCGCGATTTGTCGGTGGCCGAAGTCGCGACGACGATGACCGGGCATGCTTCGCCCGCGCCCATCTCGCCCGTCTTGATCAGCGTTTCGAGCGCGGCATGGGCCTCGTCCCCGGTGACCCGGGACCAGATATGCCGCTTGTCGCCGAAGAGGGAGGAAGAGCGCGCCTCGTCGCCCAGTTTCGCGGGATCGGCACGCATGTCCGCGCCGGGAATCTCCACCCTCTCGCCTGCGTCGGGCAAAGCTGCGACCAGCTCGCGCGCAGCGGCGCTGGCACCCGCTTCATCCTGGCCGCAAAAGAAGAAAATGGAGCAATCCTTCGCGAGGCCCTGCAGCTTCGCCGCGAATTCATTGCCCCTGACCTT
This DNA window, taken from Qipengyuania seohaensis, encodes the following:
- a CDS encoding LptA/OstA family protein, coding for MKQHLPAMTKSLLAGFALTCAALGGMQLNAQAIASHNSNAPVSFDAGRIELQDRQNRVVLSGAVRITQAGLTLNAARTVVDYSDAGTLEIQRILATGGVTVSRGNERASGDTAVYDFNRRIITMAGNVSLNRGSDRLNGGRLVIDLASGVSSVDGRASGSSSVTGDTQQSGGRVTGTFSVPQD
- a CDS encoding nucleotidyltransferase domain-containing protein; the encoded protein is MRRALLALTGYRSGEIGTLTEGQWQSLDRLAAGHRLQPHLHGKLVRSEIEAEVPAVIAQGWQKAHRFNAIDQLVQRRALAQVAETLGERGIAVVALKGSALAWSVWPSPAERVMRDIDVLVPQPQASGAYRALRDAGWQAPQADGELLDRMAREETHLPPLLSPDGVTCEVHAHAWASAPLASVAMPLCDDDRMLARAVLDDTLGMLVPADEDMLVHLVVHCAVSHLFNVGPLGLIDIDYLVAGRQVDWDAFWQRAQSEGFARPAALVVALTDRWVRPGFQENAGCPIRADAALLDRTQDLLVQDPEARKDINAIAGLATGERGTRLKEAPLDQAEGSTGFRRLGRLAGRGASLAGTLLKKQNRSDGLATADLARWLSED
- the holA gene encoding DNA polymerase III subunit delta; translation: MKVRGNEFAAKLQGLAKDCSIFFFCGQDEAGASAAARELVAALPDAGERVEIPGADMRADPAKLGDEARSSSLFGDKRHIWSRVTGDEAHAALETLIKTGEMGAGEACPVIVVATSATDKSRTAKLLEKRKDAVVAMFYPPDLRSVTQSVRAMGDAAGVRLDQAVAERIARGANLDVRLAQSEVTKLATYLDATAQSPRPGTMEHLDAIGAASEEEGFASLVNAVLGGQTGKIGAEIARMKQVGLNPVGTLLAIERRAAQLARISAALGNRRYQDLDKSQKARLGIFWKEERDIADQVNRWRGPKLDRLTNGLTKLHRDLLSNSQAAELLLAQGLTNLARLAARR